A region of Zeugodacus cucurbitae isolate PBARC_wt_2022May chromosome 5, idZeuCucr1.2, whole genome shotgun sequence DNA encodes the following proteins:
- the LOC105208887 gene encoding cytokine receptor isoform X1: protein MNFRCLLYALIYCICTLCIISNILAQSPGGISPRIIIEIGENVNITCRMNLKVFDGKNSSSLYFTTDDPNQAAVNTNIAIINETTIVYMLRNAREQFTSYTCKSGEHAIASTDVIVGTKPTAVKDFGCQAFDFTYMTCQFTIPQNMVPTTYNLKYITQNAARTADNRTIYSQNYILNCVKLVKEGDRGTCNFTLDDGSYKPNFEFYNFRLTSNNTLGVITQNFTINHKEIVKPAISNFRVEDMSTNSCALKWEMERYSSYRLNRLQMEVSLQSPHFERTKTYTCLRCNNHEAFNLLIDELPYPYYAYNISLRIKMRMPAATWSDAYSKVFRTLPIAPEVPPTVDVSSFYLNATHLRLFWYPMAEYHRNGSDFYYIVKLAKEQGVAVNQPALHRTVPTVALPWNSAHSYDFSLWSSNDMGVSLRSSRIYVPALPKHYDNRTPLGIRNVYHSANSTYTLFWNAPEDPLGIENYTVFWCQPKSVVSNECHNIIGFTQLDKSARNFTIQQSQPLVLAVAANYADYYTGMHWAKCTADVLNDLEKLEPKMVWRNATTITIRWSFVNVCASLIKGYTISYCQTKSAKELKCLGKHTHLNVDKSENKYDIAQLQPNSSYKIEMFMYSDLQAGPRSDELLLQTEEGAPTPPINLTFAHITSQSVSLAWQSPEKANGHIRYYIITYNGEAHKVWCKNIGGPHCFARNKRGERYGIEHLSYTLQNLSSFTNYTICINAFTVAASKPSNCVNITTLVGVPTSPTATKFVETKHDVVLHWQEPEVPSGRVDYYEVIVETKLNDDSIVRYISRINRGMQCTISKPNCNNDNAKYAISVRSVNIAYANETDTQLEQFGKQNNNLDHYVIAGSYELACAEATSMPTSGAHTEYRSVEANAFNSICIAMVKTDSKLWIIIFCIIMGTSFVFICGLLVYRRCHAMASIHCKIPDPLADMVNRADDKQREYEKSIQTNNYESENRRLLASVSNDSNSAYSGRRASDTTKTSYCDSNITDYLVSNVSDYCVQDPLTLNNTQSLTGVPETGYVTMSTLLNVAEQSRESNVLPNTEIVDGYVQPSALATTTNASEKPFMISFAADDGYVHPTNRQSFNGMNVNNANYVTAMR from the exons ATGAA tttCAGATGTCTTCTCTACGCccttatttattgcatttgcacACTATGTATAATCTCCAATATTTTGGCGCAATCGCCAGGTG gtaTCAGCCCTCGGATTATAATCGAAATCGGTGAAAATGTGAACATCACATGTCGCATGAACTTAAAAGTGTTCGATGGGAAAAATAGTTCCTCATTATATTTTACGACAGATGATCCTAACCAAGCGGCTGTAAACACAAATATAGcg ATCATTAATGAAACAACAATTGTTTATATGCTACGCAATGCGCGTGAACAATTCACGAGCTACACGTGCAAAAGTGGTGAACATGCAATTGCCAGCACGGACGTCATTGTGG GTACCAAGCCCACCGCGGTTAAAGATTTTGGCTGTCAGGCATTTGACTTCACCTACATGACATGCCAATTTACAATTCCACAGAATATGGTGCCGACCacatataatttgaaatatataacgcAAAATGCT gCAAGAACGGCTGATAATCGCACAATATATTCACAGAATTATATACTAAATTGTGTAAAGTTGGTAAAAGAAGGCGACAGAGGCACCTGTAACTTTACCTTGGACGATGGCAGTTATAAGCCCAATTTTGAGTTTTACAATTTTCGCTTGACCAGCAACAATACATTGGGTGTGATCACACAGAATTTCACTATAAATCACAAAGAGATTG TTAAACCCGCCATTAGCAACTTTCGCGTGGAGGACATGTCTACAAACAGCTGTGCGTTGAAATGGGAAATGGAGCGTTACTCTTCATACAGGCTGAATCGTTTGCAAATGGAAGTGAGCTTGCAATCGCCGCACTTTGAACGTACAAAGACGTACACCTGCCTGAGATGCAACAATCATGAAGCATTTAATTTGCTCATCGACGAGTTGCCCTATCCCTACTATGCATACAATATAAGTTTGCGCATAAAGATGCGTATGCCAGCGGCGACATGGAGTGATGCATACAGCAAAGTTTTTCGCACACTGCCGATTGCGCCCGAAGTGCCGCCCACAGTTGATGTGAGCAGTTTCTACTTGAATGCGACGCATTTGCGTCTCTTTTGGTATCCAATGGCGGAATATCATCGCAACGGCTCGGATTTCTATTATATTGTGAAACTGGCGAAGGAGCAAGGCGTGGCAGT taaTCAACCAGCGCTACACAGGACAGTGCCCACAGTGGCTTTACCCTGGAACAGCGCACACAGTTATGATTTCAGCTTATGGAGCAGCAATGACATGGGCGTGTCTTTGCGTAGTAGTCGCATTTATGTGCCTGCGCTACCGAAACATTACGACAACAGAACGCCGTTGGGCATACGAAATGTCTATCACTCTGCGAATAGCACATATACCTTGTTTTGGAATGCACCGGAAGATCCACTGGGTATTGAGAATTATACGGTCTTTTGGTGTCAACCGAAAAGTGTCGTCTCCAATGAGTgtcat AATATTATCGGTTTTACGCAGCTAGATAAGAGTGCGCGCAATTTTACCATACAACAAAGTCAACCGTTGGTCTTAGCGGTAGCCGCCAATTACGCCGACTATTACACGGGCATGCATTGGGCGAAGTGCACGGCGGATGTGCTAAATGATCTCGAGAAATTAGAACCGAAAATGGTTTGGCGAAATGCCACCACGATAACGATACGTTGGAGTTTTGTCAATGTATGCGCCTCGCTTATCAAGGGCTATACAATTAGCTATTGCCAAACGAAATCCGCCAAGGAACTGAAGTGTTTGGGTAAACACACGCACCTAAATGTGGACAAAAGCGAAAACAAATATGATATTGCGCAGCTACAACCAAATTCGAGTTACAAAATCGAAATGTTTATGTACTCCGACCTGCAGGCGGGTCCCAGAAGCGATGAGCTGTTGTTGCAGACGGAAGAGGGCG CGCCCACGCCGCCAATAAATCTTACTTTTGCGCACATAACCAGTCAATCGGTGTCGCTCGCATGGCAATCGCCGGAAAAAGCCAATGGCCATATACGCTACTACATTATAAC TTATAATGGTGAAGCACATAAGGTGTGGTGCAAAAACATAGGCGGTCCACACTGTTTTGCTCGCAACAAGCGCGGGGAACGTTACGGCATTGAACACTTATCGTATACGCTACAAAACTTATCAAGTTTTACTAACTACACGATTTGCATAAATGCTTTCACCGTTGCTGCATCGAAGCCTAGCAATTGTGTGAATATAACAACGCTTGTGGGCG TGCCCACCAGTCCCACAGCGACCAAATTTGTAGAGACAAAGCATGACGTTGTGTTGCACTGGCAAGAGCCCGAAGTGCCGTCGGGCCGTGTGGACTACTATGAAGTGATTGTCGAGACCAAATTGAATGACGATTCAATAGTGCGTTATATTTCGCGCATAAACCGTGGCATGCAATGCACCATCAGCAAACCAAATTGCAATAACGACAATGCCAAGTATGCGATTAGCGTACGTAGCGTTAATATCGCCTACGCCAATGAGACGGACACACAACTGGAGCAGTTTGGCAAACAGAACAACAACTTGGATCATTATGTTATAGCCGGTAGTTATGAATTGGCTTGTGCTGAGGCCACATCTATGCCAACAAGTGGTGCACATACCGAATACAGATCGGTTGAGGCGAACGCCTTCAACTCCATATGCATTGCAATGGTTAAAACGGATAGCAAACTATGGATTATCATATTTTGCATCATAATGGGCACTTCATTCGTATTCATATGTGGCCTGCTCGTCTATAGAAGATGCCACGCAATGGCGTCGATACACTGTAAGATACCCGATCCCTTGGCGGATATGGTGAACCGCGCCGATGACAAACAACGTGAATATGAGAAgtcaatacaaacaaataattatgaaagCGAAAATCGCCGCTTACTCGCAAGCGTTTCAAACGACTCCAATAGCGCATACAGCGGCCGTCGCGCTTCGGACACAACAAAAACCAGTTATTGTGATAGCAACATAACCGATTATCTGGTTAGCAATGTGTCGGATTATTGTGTACAAGATCCCTTGACTTTGAACAACACGCAATCGCTGACGGGCGTGCCAGAAACAGGCTATGTGACAATGTCAACACTGTTAAATGTTGCGGAGCAGTCGCGGGAAAGTAATGTGTTGCCTAACACTGAAATCGTTGACGGTTATGTGCAACCAAGCgcattggcaacaacaacaaatgccagCGAAAAACCATTCATGATCTCGTTTGCCGCCGACGATGGTTACGTACACCCGACTAATCGGCAGTCATTCAATGGTATGAATGTGAATAATGCAAATTATGTAACCGCTATGAGGTAG
- the LOC105208887 gene encoding cytokine receptor isoform X2, whose protein sequence is MNFRCLLYALIYCICTLCIISNILAQSPGGISPRIIIEIGENVNITCRMNLKVFDGKNSSSLYFTTDDPNQAAVNTNIAIINETTIVYMLRNAREQFTSYTCKSGEHAIASTDVIVGTKPTAVKDFGCQAFDFTYMTCQFTIPQNMVPTTYNLKYITQNANYILNCVKLVKEGDRGTCNFTLDDGSYKPNFEFYNFRLTSNNTLGVITQNFTINHKEIVKPAISNFRVEDMSTNSCALKWEMERYSSYRLNRLQMEVSLQSPHFERTKTYTCLRCNNHEAFNLLIDELPYPYYAYNISLRIKMRMPAATWSDAYSKVFRTLPIAPEVPPTVDVSSFYLNATHLRLFWYPMAEYHRNGSDFYYIVKLAKEQGVAVNQPALHRTVPTVALPWNSAHSYDFSLWSSNDMGVSLRSSRIYVPALPKHYDNRTPLGIRNVYHSANSTYTLFWNAPEDPLGIENYTVFWCQPKSVVSNECHNIIGFTQLDKSARNFTIQQSQPLVLAVAANYADYYTGMHWAKCTADVLNDLEKLEPKMVWRNATTITIRWSFVNVCASLIKGYTISYCQTKSAKELKCLGKHTHLNVDKSENKYDIAQLQPNSSYKIEMFMYSDLQAGPRSDELLLQTEEGAPTPPINLTFAHITSQSVSLAWQSPEKANGHIRYYIITYNGEAHKVWCKNIGGPHCFARNKRGERYGIEHLSYTLQNLSSFTNYTICINAFTVAASKPSNCVNITTLVGVPTSPTATKFVETKHDVVLHWQEPEVPSGRVDYYEVIVETKLNDDSIVRYISRINRGMQCTISKPNCNNDNAKYAISVRSVNIAYANETDTQLEQFGKQNNNLDHYVIAGSYELACAEATSMPTSGAHTEYRSVEANAFNSICIAMVKTDSKLWIIIFCIIMGTSFVFICGLLVYRRCHAMASIHCKIPDPLADMVNRADDKQREYEKSIQTNNYESENRRLLASVSNDSNSAYSGRRASDTTKTSYCDSNITDYLVSNVSDYCVQDPLTLNNTQSLTGVPETGYVTMSTLLNVAEQSRESNVLPNTEIVDGYVQPSALATTTNASEKPFMISFAADDGYVHPTNRQSFNGMNVNNANYVTAMR, encoded by the exons ATGAA tttCAGATGTCTTCTCTACGCccttatttattgcatttgcacACTATGTATAATCTCCAATATTTTGGCGCAATCGCCAGGTG gtaTCAGCCCTCGGATTATAATCGAAATCGGTGAAAATGTGAACATCACATGTCGCATGAACTTAAAAGTGTTCGATGGGAAAAATAGTTCCTCATTATATTTTACGACAGATGATCCTAACCAAGCGGCTGTAAACACAAATATAGcg ATCATTAATGAAACAACAATTGTTTATATGCTACGCAATGCGCGTGAACAATTCACGAGCTACACGTGCAAAAGTGGTGAACATGCAATTGCCAGCACGGACGTCATTGTGG GTACCAAGCCCACCGCGGTTAAAGATTTTGGCTGTCAGGCATTTGACTTCACCTACATGACATGCCAATTTACAATTCCACAGAATATGGTGCCGACCacatataatttgaaatatataacgcAAAATGCT AATTATATACTAAATTGTGTAAAGTTGGTAAAAGAAGGCGACAGAGGCACCTGTAACTTTACCTTGGACGATGGCAGTTATAAGCCCAATTTTGAGTTTTACAATTTTCGCTTGACCAGCAACAATACATTGGGTGTGATCACACAGAATTTCACTATAAATCACAAAGAGATTG TTAAACCCGCCATTAGCAACTTTCGCGTGGAGGACATGTCTACAAACAGCTGTGCGTTGAAATGGGAAATGGAGCGTTACTCTTCATACAGGCTGAATCGTTTGCAAATGGAAGTGAGCTTGCAATCGCCGCACTTTGAACGTACAAAGACGTACACCTGCCTGAGATGCAACAATCATGAAGCATTTAATTTGCTCATCGACGAGTTGCCCTATCCCTACTATGCATACAATATAAGTTTGCGCATAAAGATGCGTATGCCAGCGGCGACATGGAGTGATGCATACAGCAAAGTTTTTCGCACACTGCCGATTGCGCCCGAAGTGCCGCCCACAGTTGATGTGAGCAGTTTCTACTTGAATGCGACGCATTTGCGTCTCTTTTGGTATCCAATGGCGGAATATCATCGCAACGGCTCGGATTTCTATTATATTGTGAAACTGGCGAAGGAGCAAGGCGTGGCAGT taaTCAACCAGCGCTACACAGGACAGTGCCCACAGTGGCTTTACCCTGGAACAGCGCACACAGTTATGATTTCAGCTTATGGAGCAGCAATGACATGGGCGTGTCTTTGCGTAGTAGTCGCATTTATGTGCCTGCGCTACCGAAACATTACGACAACAGAACGCCGTTGGGCATACGAAATGTCTATCACTCTGCGAATAGCACATATACCTTGTTTTGGAATGCACCGGAAGATCCACTGGGTATTGAGAATTATACGGTCTTTTGGTGTCAACCGAAAAGTGTCGTCTCCAATGAGTgtcat AATATTATCGGTTTTACGCAGCTAGATAAGAGTGCGCGCAATTTTACCATACAACAAAGTCAACCGTTGGTCTTAGCGGTAGCCGCCAATTACGCCGACTATTACACGGGCATGCATTGGGCGAAGTGCACGGCGGATGTGCTAAATGATCTCGAGAAATTAGAACCGAAAATGGTTTGGCGAAATGCCACCACGATAACGATACGTTGGAGTTTTGTCAATGTATGCGCCTCGCTTATCAAGGGCTATACAATTAGCTATTGCCAAACGAAATCCGCCAAGGAACTGAAGTGTTTGGGTAAACACACGCACCTAAATGTGGACAAAAGCGAAAACAAATATGATATTGCGCAGCTACAACCAAATTCGAGTTACAAAATCGAAATGTTTATGTACTCCGACCTGCAGGCGGGTCCCAGAAGCGATGAGCTGTTGTTGCAGACGGAAGAGGGCG CGCCCACGCCGCCAATAAATCTTACTTTTGCGCACATAACCAGTCAATCGGTGTCGCTCGCATGGCAATCGCCGGAAAAAGCCAATGGCCATATACGCTACTACATTATAAC TTATAATGGTGAAGCACATAAGGTGTGGTGCAAAAACATAGGCGGTCCACACTGTTTTGCTCGCAACAAGCGCGGGGAACGTTACGGCATTGAACACTTATCGTATACGCTACAAAACTTATCAAGTTTTACTAACTACACGATTTGCATAAATGCTTTCACCGTTGCTGCATCGAAGCCTAGCAATTGTGTGAATATAACAACGCTTGTGGGCG TGCCCACCAGTCCCACAGCGACCAAATTTGTAGAGACAAAGCATGACGTTGTGTTGCACTGGCAAGAGCCCGAAGTGCCGTCGGGCCGTGTGGACTACTATGAAGTGATTGTCGAGACCAAATTGAATGACGATTCAATAGTGCGTTATATTTCGCGCATAAACCGTGGCATGCAATGCACCATCAGCAAACCAAATTGCAATAACGACAATGCCAAGTATGCGATTAGCGTACGTAGCGTTAATATCGCCTACGCCAATGAGACGGACACACAACTGGAGCAGTTTGGCAAACAGAACAACAACTTGGATCATTATGTTATAGCCGGTAGTTATGAATTGGCTTGTGCTGAGGCCACATCTATGCCAACAAGTGGTGCACATACCGAATACAGATCGGTTGAGGCGAACGCCTTCAACTCCATATGCATTGCAATGGTTAAAACGGATAGCAAACTATGGATTATCATATTTTGCATCATAATGGGCACTTCATTCGTATTCATATGTGGCCTGCTCGTCTATAGAAGATGCCACGCAATGGCGTCGATACACTGTAAGATACCCGATCCCTTGGCGGATATGGTGAACCGCGCCGATGACAAACAACGTGAATATGAGAAgtcaatacaaacaaataattatgaaagCGAAAATCGCCGCTTACTCGCAAGCGTTTCAAACGACTCCAATAGCGCATACAGCGGCCGTCGCGCTTCGGACACAACAAAAACCAGTTATTGTGATAGCAACATAACCGATTATCTGGTTAGCAATGTGTCGGATTATTGTGTACAAGATCCCTTGACTTTGAACAACACGCAATCGCTGACGGGCGTGCCAGAAACAGGCTATGTGACAATGTCAACACTGTTAAATGTTGCGGAGCAGTCGCGGGAAAGTAATGTGTTGCCTAACACTGAAATCGTTGACGGTTATGTGCAACCAAGCgcattggcaacaacaacaaatgccagCGAAAAACCATTCATGATCTCGTTTGCCGCCGACGATGGTTACGTACACCCGACTAATCGGCAGTCATTCAATGGTATGAATGTGAATAATGCAAATTATGTAACCGCTATGAGGTAG
- the LOC105208887 gene encoding cytokine receptor isoform X3, whose product MNLKVFDGKNSSSLYFTTDDPNQAAVNTNIAIINETTIVYMLRNAREQFTSYTCKSGEHAIASTDVIVGTKPTAVKDFGCQAFDFTYMTCQFTIPQNMVPTTYNLKYITQNAARTADNRTIYSQNYILNCVKLVKEGDRGTCNFTLDDGSYKPNFEFYNFRLTSNNTLGVITQNFTINHKEIVKPAISNFRVEDMSTNSCALKWEMERYSSYRLNRLQMEVSLQSPHFERTKTYTCLRCNNHEAFNLLIDELPYPYYAYNISLRIKMRMPAATWSDAYSKVFRTLPIAPEVPPTVDVSSFYLNATHLRLFWYPMAEYHRNGSDFYYIVKLAKEQGVAVNQPALHRTVPTVALPWNSAHSYDFSLWSSNDMGVSLRSSRIYVPALPKHYDNRTPLGIRNVYHSANSTYTLFWNAPEDPLGIENYTVFWCQPKSVVSNECHNIIGFTQLDKSARNFTIQQSQPLVLAVAANYADYYTGMHWAKCTADVLNDLEKLEPKMVWRNATTITIRWSFVNVCASLIKGYTISYCQTKSAKELKCLGKHTHLNVDKSENKYDIAQLQPNSSYKIEMFMYSDLQAGPRSDELLLQTEEGAPTPPINLTFAHITSQSVSLAWQSPEKANGHIRYYIITYNGEAHKVWCKNIGGPHCFARNKRGERYGIEHLSYTLQNLSSFTNYTICINAFTVAASKPSNCVNITTLVGVPTSPTATKFVETKHDVVLHWQEPEVPSGRVDYYEVIVETKLNDDSIVRYISRINRGMQCTISKPNCNNDNAKYAISVRSVNIAYANETDTQLEQFGKQNNNLDHYVIAGSYELACAEATSMPTSGAHTEYRSVEANAFNSICIAMVKTDSKLWIIIFCIIMGTSFVFICGLLVYRRCHAMASIHCKIPDPLADMVNRADDKQREYEKSIQTNNYESENRRLLASVSNDSNSAYSGRRASDTTKTSYCDSNITDYLVSNVSDYCVQDPLTLNNTQSLTGVPETGYVTMSTLLNVAEQSRESNVLPNTEIVDGYVQPSALATTTNASEKPFMISFAADDGYVHPTNRQSFNGMNVNNANYVTAMR is encoded by the exons ATGAACTTAAAAGTGTTCGATGGGAAAAATAGTTCCTCATTATATTTTACGACAGATGATCCTAACCAAGCGGCTGTAAACACAAATATAGcg ATCATTAATGAAACAACAATTGTTTATATGCTACGCAATGCGCGTGAACAATTCACGAGCTACACGTGCAAAAGTGGTGAACATGCAATTGCCAGCACGGACGTCATTGTGG GTACCAAGCCCACCGCGGTTAAAGATTTTGGCTGTCAGGCATTTGACTTCACCTACATGACATGCCAATTTACAATTCCACAGAATATGGTGCCGACCacatataatttgaaatatataacgcAAAATGCT gCAAGAACGGCTGATAATCGCACAATATATTCACAGAATTATATACTAAATTGTGTAAAGTTGGTAAAAGAAGGCGACAGAGGCACCTGTAACTTTACCTTGGACGATGGCAGTTATAAGCCCAATTTTGAGTTTTACAATTTTCGCTTGACCAGCAACAATACATTGGGTGTGATCACACAGAATTTCACTATAAATCACAAAGAGATTG TTAAACCCGCCATTAGCAACTTTCGCGTGGAGGACATGTCTACAAACAGCTGTGCGTTGAAATGGGAAATGGAGCGTTACTCTTCATACAGGCTGAATCGTTTGCAAATGGAAGTGAGCTTGCAATCGCCGCACTTTGAACGTACAAAGACGTACACCTGCCTGAGATGCAACAATCATGAAGCATTTAATTTGCTCATCGACGAGTTGCCCTATCCCTACTATGCATACAATATAAGTTTGCGCATAAAGATGCGTATGCCAGCGGCGACATGGAGTGATGCATACAGCAAAGTTTTTCGCACACTGCCGATTGCGCCCGAAGTGCCGCCCACAGTTGATGTGAGCAGTTTCTACTTGAATGCGACGCATTTGCGTCTCTTTTGGTATCCAATGGCGGAATATCATCGCAACGGCTCGGATTTCTATTATATTGTGAAACTGGCGAAGGAGCAAGGCGTGGCAGT taaTCAACCAGCGCTACACAGGACAGTGCCCACAGTGGCTTTACCCTGGAACAGCGCACACAGTTATGATTTCAGCTTATGGAGCAGCAATGACATGGGCGTGTCTTTGCGTAGTAGTCGCATTTATGTGCCTGCGCTACCGAAACATTACGACAACAGAACGCCGTTGGGCATACGAAATGTCTATCACTCTGCGAATAGCACATATACCTTGTTTTGGAATGCACCGGAAGATCCACTGGGTATTGAGAATTATACGGTCTTTTGGTGTCAACCGAAAAGTGTCGTCTCCAATGAGTgtcat AATATTATCGGTTTTACGCAGCTAGATAAGAGTGCGCGCAATTTTACCATACAACAAAGTCAACCGTTGGTCTTAGCGGTAGCCGCCAATTACGCCGACTATTACACGGGCATGCATTGGGCGAAGTGCACGGCGGATGTGCTAAATGATCTCGAGAAATTAGAACCGAAAATGGTTTGGCGAAATGCCACCACGATAACGATACGTTGGAGTTTTGTCAATGTATGCGCCTCGCTTATCAAGGGCTATACAATTAGCTATTGCCAAACGAAATCCGCCAAGGAACTGAAGTGTTTGGGTAAACACACGCACCTAAATGTGGACAAAAGCGAAAACAAATATGATATTGCGCAGCTACAACCAAATTCGAGTTACAAAATCGAAATGTTTATGTACTCCGACCTGCAGGCGGGTCCCAGAAGCGATGAGCTGTTGTTGCAGACGGAAGAGGGCG CGCCCACGCCGCCAATAAATCTTACTTTTGCGCACATAACCAGTCAATCGGTGTCGCTCGCATGGCAATCGCCGGAAAAAGCCAATGGCCATATACGCTACTACATTATAAC TTATAATGGTGAAGCACATAAGGTGTGGTGCAAAAACATAGGCGGTCCACACTGTTTTGCTCGCAACAAGCGCGGGGAACGTTACGGCATTGAACACTTATCGTATACGCTACAAAACTTATCAAGTTTTACTAACTACACGATTTGCATAAATGCTTTCACCGTTGCTGCATCGAAGCCTAGCAATTGTGTGAATATAACAACGCTTGTGGGCG TGCCCACCAGTCCCACAGCGACCAAATTTGTAGAGACAAAGCATGACGTTGTGTTGCACTGGCAAGAGCCCGAAGTGCCGTCGGGCCGTGTGGACTACTATGAAGTGATTGTCGAGACCAAATTGAATGACGATTCAATAGTGCGTTATATTTCGCGCATAAACCGTGGCATGCAATGCACCATCAGCAAACCAAATTGCAATAACGACAATGCCAAGTATGCGATTAGCGTACGTAGCGTTAATATCGCCTACGCCAATGAGACGGACACACAACTGGAGCAGTTTGGCAAACAGAACAACAACTTGGATCATTATGTTATAGCCGGTAGTTATGAATTGGCTTGTGCTGAGGCCACATCTATGCCAACAAGTGGTGCACATACCGAATACAGATCGGTTGAGGCGAACGCCTTCAACTCCATATGCATTGCAATGGTTAAAACGGATAGCAAACTATGGATTATCATATTTTGCATCATAATGGGCACTTCATTCGTATTCATATGTGGCCTGCTCGTCTATAGAAGATGCCACGCAATGGCGTCGATACACTGTAAGATACCCGATCCCTTGGCGGATATGGTGAACCGCGCCGATGACAAACAACGTGAATATGAGAAgtcaatacaaacaaataattatgaaagCGAAAATCGCCGCTTACTCGCAAGCGTTTCAAACGACTCCAATAGCGCATACAGCGGCCGTCGCGCTTCGGACACAACAAAAACCAGTTATTGTGATAGCAACATAACCGATTATCTGGTTAGCAATGTGTCGGATTATTGTGTACAAGATCCCTTGACTTTGAACAACACGCAATCGCTGACGGGCGTGCCAGAAACAGGCTATGTGACAATGTCAACACTGTTAAATGTTGCGGAGCAGTCGCGGGAAAGTAATGTGTTGCCTAACACTGAAATCGTTGACGGTTATGTGCAACCAAGCgcattggcaacaacaacaaatgccagCGAAAAACCATTCATGATCTCGTTTGCCGCCGACGATGGTTACGTACACCCGACTAATCGGCAGTCATTCAATGGTATGAATGTGAATAATGCAAATTATGTAACCGCTATGAGGTAG